The Daphnia carinata strain CSIRO-1 chromosome 1, CSIRO_AGI_Dcar_HiC_V3, whole genome shotgun sequence sequence TTATGGCTCTACATGGTGTGTTTGCAAATGACCTCCAATTCGGCAAAGGAGTCAATTCTGATCAAGCTCAAGATGATGAAAGGTTTGAGTATATTCCTAACCTACCCTCCCATCTCTCCTATTCTCCCATTCCTCTTGCTTTCCAAACATCTATGATTCTTAGAACAGCGAGGCATTGTCGAGGAAAACGATATTTCGTCCTCGAATTATGGAAAAACTTTCTTAATTTCATTTCACTGACCAGTTGTCACTTAACTGAGTTATGCAAACAACCCTACTTTTTTATGCTTATCGATTTCAGTTAAGCTTGTGCAAATAGTTTCCGTCGTTGCcggtcttttttattttattttttttttatattttctaattttttatgTCATAAATGTAGGAAAATTCTTTATGGCTTGATAGTAACATGGAAATTTGAAGAACAtatttgaaacatttaattttatgCTACATGATTCTGATTACTGTTtatacattattttttcatatGGCAGCATCAGGCGCTAGTCACGTGATGTTTGACGACATGCCCTCTTTTTCAGTCTGTTAGTTCAGAATAGCCGTTGGCATAATAATGGCGGTTGTTTCACGTCTGTATTCGAAATTTACGTTTTAAAGAAGTGTCACAATGATCGCAAACGGTAAAAGAATaagcaaaaaatatttagctTCATAGTTTTCGTTTGAAACAAATCTCTGATGCGCAGGAGGTATGGGGTAAAGACAGACAGTTTACATGGTTTGCCTTGTATAACGCGTACCTATAcattaaacattttatttatgcTGATCTTTCCACACagggaaaatgcaaatttagATGACGCAGACGATGCAGATTTAGAAGAGGGTGAAATCGCATCTGATGACGATAATGAAGAAATTCAACATGGAGATCAaacgcaagaagaaaaaacgggGGTTAAGCCTACAGTACTTCAAGGTGACACGGCTAAACAGGATCTAAAAACACAAACTGGCAATCAGTCTGAGAAATCGGATTCGCTCAACGTCAGAAGTGCTGCGGTTAACGTTGACAAACGGCGAGATAAACGAGTGACGTCCAACAGTAATAACAGCCGGACGCGCAAACGAGCAGGAGATGATGACCTGACTAGTCATCGCGATTCAAATGTATGTTCCGAAATATTTGTGAACAGTTTATTCCTTTGGAATATTTGCTCGCTGTATTTCACATTATTCGTAGTAAAATTTAGAATTTCTATTATTTATAACACAATTGCGTCTTGGTTTTCATAATTAGCGCAAACGACGGCGAACCCAGGACGGAGATAATGAAGACCTTGATGACATGGACTATGAACTAAATGCACGTGGGCATTCGCCAATGGATCGAATGCAGCGATATGGTGGCGGCGAGTCGGCTGGAAGCGACTATGACGAAAGTAACTTCAGCTCGTTACGTCGGCAGCGTGGGGGTGAATCAAGAGCTCGATCTGGACGTAGCCCTCCAAGACGGAGGCCTGCAAGTGGCAGCGGTCGAGACCGTGGAGGTGGTGATCGGAGACGGCAGGATCGCGATCGGTCCGACCGTGATCGGAGGTCAGCCAAGAACAACCCTTCACCTAACACGCAGTCCAACAAATCGAAAGAGGATCCAATTTGTGCATTTTACATGGAGGGTAAATGCTCTAGAGGTAACGATTGTCCTTACTCCCATGCCGCTCTTCCGCCACGCAAAATGGAACTGTGTAAGTTTTACCTAATGGATTGCTGtgccaaaaaggaaaagtgtcTTTATCTCCATAAAGACTTCCCATGCAAGTTTTTTCATACAGGTCAGTATAGTTGTCTTTAATTAACtcagattttgacaaaaaataaaaaataagaataaagaGACTAAACGATAATATTGCCTTTCCTTAGGGAAAAAGTGTCGACATAATTCTGACGAATGCAAGTTTAGTCACGAACCACTCACGGAAACCATGCGAGCCATTTTAATCAAGCACATTGAAACAGCACCACGGGAAATTCTTGGAGACTTTCCGAGACTCACTCGTGAAGAAACAATTCAGGTACATAAATGTTCTATTTTTAATTCGGTGTTTCCTTTGAACTAACTTTATGTTCATCTTACTCAGGCCATTGACCATTTCTCGCCTGTTCCCAATGGGCGAGAAAAACGACCGCATATTCCAGCACTGTTCGATCAGGCTAGCAGCACCTCCAGTGGAAATGCgacaaataaaacagaaatggTCAAAGATGGTGGCAGACATCATCAAACACAGCTTGCAGATAGAAATGATGAACCTGCCCGACGCGTAGCATTTTATCAGGAGTCATCCACGTCCGAGACGGACCATGGCCGTGTAGAACAGCCGGAGGAAAACAGCCGAAGCATTTGGTTTGGCCAATTACGACAAGAGAAGACGAACGACCCCAGCCATTCTCATGAATCAGTTGACGAGCCTCCGAAACAAAAGGTGGAAGAAGAACACCCTACAATTCGTTCTCCTCTTGtgggaataaaagaagaagaagaaggaaatgttGATTACTTATCTACGCTTCCAGCAAGGCAGCGAGAGCTTTACCGTCGTatccaacagcagcagcgtGAACCAGCTTCCATCCAAGAAGGACTAGACGCCGGGAACGAGCAAAACACCGCCAACGATAAATGGTACTCGAGCGACGAAGAGGAAACGGGCGAATCCATTACCAACCTTTTGAGGACtatcaaacaaaaacctgaCGCACATGGTGGCAAAGATAGCTCAGTTCCGGCTCTTACAAATTTGAACTTGACGTCGTTGGAAAACATCAACGTGGCTGAAATCGCTAAAGCGCTATCGACTTTGCAACAGAGCCAACCTGCATCGGGCGAGTATAGTTGCAGCTCATCTGGTGCAGAAACCAGTAGGAGAGATCCTCGTACGCGTGACCCGCGAATGCGAAATAATAACAGCAGTCAAATGCCTTCTGGTAGCGGTGGCATGGGTGACGTTGACCTTCGCTTACCGACACCATCTCGCCAGGACGTTGATTTAAGATTAGACAGCCGGAAAGCTACCGATGTGGATCTACGAACTGGCCTGGCGCCACATAGTAACCTTGATGACATCCGGTCGTCAGATATTGATCTCAGGCGACTACCTATTCCTTTTAAATCGGCACCAATCCAGGCGCCAGTTCGCGAAATTGAAGCTTCTATTAATTCGCGACCTCCTATGGAATATCAAGTTTGGCTGGTTGATCCGAACCCTCCCGATTACAGCGCCATACGAGTGCATGCCAACTGGGCTCATTTGGATCCGCGTCAGCAAAAGGGAAGCGTGACTGCTCGTGATTTTACCGTCACTGATCCCCCGGCAATACCTCTTGGACCTGCCAGCCCTGATCCTATTCCCGTTGCTGCAACGGTCCGACATTTCGAACCAGAACAAGCAGTTTACAGCCCGTTACGAGCGGCTCCTAACGATCCGCGCGCTAGAGATCCACGCCGCGTAACAGGTCTTCAGGCACAGCAGCCCTTGTTGCTCGGGGATAAGCGTGGAATTTCGGGAGGCGTTGGTCTGCTTGGAGCTGCCCCACCAGGTATGCTGCCTTTATTACCGAAAGGAAATCAGATGGACCTATCGCCGCAGGACACCCCCTGTGTTAATTTTCGGCCTCCACCTGTAAACCCCCCATATATCGACCGAAATGTTTGCGACGATTCAGCAAGGGATCCACACTCACGGCAAATGGAAAATCGCCGGGATCCGCGCCAGCGTGATCCACGCCAACACAAGAACTCGCCGGCTATTTCCGATGACAGATCCTATACTCCTCCTCCAAATGATAGGGTCTTCCTTTGAAATATTATAATCATGTGGAACACCggattgaatttgttttttgtcaagtAATTTACTGGACATGATATTTTGACATTTTGCGTACGAATCATGGCTCGACCATTTCCGCTCGGAATTTGGGTTCGTCGGAACTGTACAGCAGTGATGGTATACTGCGCTTGGGGACATGTCCGACTTCCCTCACAAGTTGATACACACACAATCACCTCCTGTATTATCAGCGATTTTGGCACTGTCTTTCAGTCCTCTAATGGAAGACATTAACTGGGTTTATACTCTTTTACCTGTTAATTACCAGCAATTATGCCGATTTCTTACGTTCTTTTTCGATGTTGATAACATGTATTGGATCCAATAGATTTAGCTAAACAAAGCCTCCGACCTGTAGAATTCTGGTGAATCCATCTATTGTCTTCATTCGCCTTTTTTATCGAACTGCTTATGGTTTTCGTATCTTTCAACCAGATATCTACCAATCAGTCATTTCAATGCAGTCAGGTCAGTCGGCACCAGTTGTAAGCACGCTTTATCGCCTACATAAAGGAAGACAATATACGGGTTGAGGAACGCGGAAAGATAAATTGCAGAAAGTCTTCAAATGGAAAGCTGAAATTCAGACCTTTTCTTTGAATAGGTTgcgtgaaagaaagaaaacagtcTCAGGTAGTTTGACTCatagaaaacaattcaaataacATCTGGGATATAAGCTTTGTACGTATGTCAGTTTGGCCTTGTGCCACTATAACGGATAACTTATTAGCTGAGGTCCCTTTTCTTTGAAAGCGTCGGTACTCCTTCCTAAAGGATGAGTGGGAAACCTACTGCTACGTAGCTATTTCAAATTTATTACCGTACGATAGCAATTAAGGTTAAATTGGCAGATGAATTCGATTGAACGtaattttaagtttttcgaacataaaacaaaactgCGATGCAAAACGCTAGCCTCATTTTCTTCACTTTAGCTAAATATTCTATtactttatatatatatttttaaatgctgtAAGAGTAGTCAATGTGAAATGTTATCTAAAAATCAATAGCCCCCATTCCCTGTTATATaacttttttcatttacttaTCATCATTTTTAtcatatatataattttttctcGTTTATGTCGAGAGCTAGGCTTTTCGTTCCAATTACCTCGCTTTTTTAATTGGCCCCACTCTCTACCGCTTGTTTAACTTCTAAAATAGGATTATATGGCACACCTCTATTCAGATATAATGAAGATGATTTCTTCTTAATTGAAGGGAATGTGCTCTTTAGACTACCATATtaaaaaatgacgatatctgaATTTTATAAGTTTTAtacaagtttatttttcttatcaattactttaatatttcttttccttagCAAATGCCCCTAGGCCCCCATGCTTGTTGTCTTGGTCTCAGCcataatcaaaattaaaccCGTTGTAATCAAATACCGACGTTGTTCCAAAATACAAACAACCTCAGCGACACTCTTTCCAATACTAACGAGACGATCGAGTCACCAAAATTGCGTTTTATGCAACTCGAATAGCCTCGACATGGCTCCCATAATATACCACTAAAATTCCGTACTATATAGTCGCTATGGCTCCAGGTTACGCGGAAATTTGTTAGTAAAATCGTGTTTACGTTTCGAGTAGAAGAGAAAATTTTCGGCATTTTCCATGGGTTGCTTAAGATATTTAAATGTTCGAACTTTGACAGTTAATGTGAAGTGGTACTACCTAAGAAAAGAACGCAACAGCTTTTGGAAACTAAGAAAGGTATATTCTAAGGCAAATATTATATATGTTATTCCTAACTGAATTCTCTGCAGCTTTCTTTACTGTTTAGCTCTGCCACggaatttttaattctaactTAGTTCAGTGTTGTAGCATAAGTAACCTGTAATTAAAAACAGATAATAAAGTTCTAAAATTGGTTGGTTAGTAATATTCTATTTCATGCCAAAGCATCTatactacataaaaaaacaaggaaaagaggaggagcctgtgtcCGTCACATTGCGCATTTGTTATGATTGGCTGGCGTCAAATCCGCCGTCTGCTAgagtgaattggtgggatgggcATTTGGAAGACTAAACTGCGGGTGGAATTGCGGAATTAGACAATTTTCCGGTCTACGGGCTTGGCTTAAAACGGGTGGGCAACGGCACGTAAGCTGACGGGCAgggcattttattattattattataattaatttttaattaatttaattttattagttttatttattatttttattggccactacggcaagcgttttggcgggcagagagggaGTAGATGGGCAACAACGGCGAGTTCTTGGCGAGCAAAGTAGGTTGACGGGCAGTGGCAAAAAGTAAGTGGACAGGCAACTAAATGGGCCTTttaacgggcagagactgtacaATAGGTCggataaatgcaatttttaaGTCTATGGGCTTGGCTTAAAACGGGTGGGCGCTACAATAGGTAACTGTACAGTGGaagacgggcaactacagcgcggttttggtgggcaaagggggttgacgggcagtgACTATTCGAGAAAAGAGGGGCAGAGGGAAAAAATGGGTGAacggcaactacagcgggcgttttCTGGGCTGAGACTGTGagggaaagacgggcaaaagcaaatgaaatgGTCAATGGGCCACTATAGCGGTCGTTTTAGCGGGCTGTGAGTGGGCCGACGGCAGCGAGTGGGTTAACGCACAGcaagtgggtcgacgggcagcaagTGGGTCGAAGGGCAACAACAGCGAGTTTCTTGGTGagcaaagtgggttgacgggcagagactttACGAGGGAAGACGGGCAGAGGAAAAAAGTGGGTGAAAAGGCAATTATAGCGGGCGTTTGACGGGCGGCGACTGGACGAAAGGAcgggcaaatggaaaaaatgtagatgTCCCTCTAAAGCAgacgttttggcgggcagatagtgggttgacgggcagagaatgggttaacgggcagagagtgggttaacgggcagagaatgggttgacgggcagagggtGGTTTGGCGGACAGAAAacgggtcgacgggcaacttcagctggtatcttgacgggcagagaaagtgaggggggtggacgggcaaaaacaatgagtgggtcggcgggcaagaCAGGGGAACCCTcgattgcgaaaaaaaaattcaaagtagACGGACGAAAAAATGGAGTGGAACGATTTTCTTAGAGATAGCGTAaggatacgctagcgccacctatacgCCGGCCCTGGACGTGCCTAACGTTACTAGGTTACAACGGCCCTAACGGGTTTGCGTTACAATAGGTAAGCCGGCGGGTAATGATAGTGGGTGCGTTAAATAGGAAATACTGAGTGGCGTGACGGGCAAAAACTGTGGGATggaagacgggcagaggcaaagaGTGGGTGGACGAGCAACTAAAATGAGCATTTTCGAAGCACAGTAAATAGGACGGTGAACAATGACTGTACGAGGCAGCATGGGCAGAGGCAAAGAGTGGatgaacgaaaaaataaagcgGGTATGACGGGCAGAAACTGCAACAACTGACGGGCATGTGGAAATACAATATCGATGCGCCATACAGCATGCGTTTTGGCGGCCGACGGGCAGATCGTTTGCGGGCGGGTTAGCCAAGGAGTCGACAGGCAACAATGGCGGGTTTCTTGGCGGGTAAAGttggttgacgggcagagactgtgACAAAATGACGggcaaatgaaagaaagataGATGTGTCCCAATATCAGGTGTTTTGGCGGACGGAAGGTGGGTTGACTTAAATTTCTTGATACGGTGATTGGATGGCCTCAGATTGGGAGGGAACGACTGGCATTTGCAACCAAAAGGTCCAtgcgttttggcgggcagagagcgggtcgacgggcaaccaCAGCGAGTTTCTTGGCGGGCAGAGTGGATTGACGGACAGAGCCTATACGGGGGAAGACGGGTAGAGGTAAAAAATGCGTCGccgggcaactacagcgggcgttttGGTGTGCTAAGACTGTTATcgaaagacgggcaaaagctCTGGAAATGTAGGTGGGCACTACAGCTGGTGTTTAGGCGGCCAGAGAGGGGGTAAACGGGCAACAACAGTGAGTTTCTTGATATCaaaagtgggttgacgggcagaatCAAAGTTGAGTCGCCGAGCAACTACGGCGGACGTTTTGAGTGGCTGGGACTGTGAGGGAAAGACGGGCTAAGCAACGAAAAGTCGATGGAGCATACGTTTTGGCAGGCAGAGAGTGGGCTGACGGGCAGAGGGTGGGTCGAAGGGCAgagagtgggtcgacgggcagagagtgggccgaagggcagagagtgggccgacgggcagaggggATCGACGGGCAACAAAAGCGAACTTCTTGGCGGCCAAAGTGGGGACTGAGACTTTACGAGGAAAGACGGGCAGAAGCAAAAATGAGTGGACGGACAACTATAACGGGCGTTTAAAGGGCAGATACTGTGGCGAAAAGACGGACAAATGCAAAGAAAAGGTAGATATGTCCCCAGCAGGCATTTTTGCGAGCTGaatgtgggttgacgggcagactGTGGGTTAACTGGCAGAAAGTGGTTTAACGGGCAAAGAGTggcttgacgggcagagagggagTCAACGGTCCACTTCAGCTGGGTTCTTGGCgggcagagaaagtgaggggATGTACGGGCAGAAACAGTGAGTGGGTCGGTGGGAAAGAATGGGGAGAGAATGGGTTAACGGGCAGAGAATGGgttgacaaacaaaaacaaggaaaagaggaggagcctgtgtccgtcacgctgtgcatttgttttgattggctggAAACCGCTGCCGGCTGTAGTGAATTTTTGGGATGCTGTGGTTGGCTAGCGCCAAAACCGCCGTCTGctacagtgaattggtgggatgaGGACTTGGAATAGTAAACTGCGGGTGGATTTGCGGATTTAGgcaattttttagtctacgggCTTTTTAGTCTACGGGCTTTTCAGTCCACGGGCTTTcagccgacgggcagagactgtacgGTGGAAGACAGGCAACTACAGCGTTTTTTGTATGGGCAAAgggagttgacgggcagagaatattcaaaaaagacgggcaaagggaaaaaagtgggtggacgggcaactacagcgggcgttttCTGGGCTGAGACTTTGAaggaaagacgggcaaaagcaaatgaaaaggtcAATGGGCAACTATTGTATATCGGTCGTTTTGACGGGCTGCGAGTGGGTCAATGGgaagcgagtgggtcgacgggcagtgaGTGGGTCGTCGGGCAGCGAGGGGGTCGACGAGCAGAGaaggggtcgacgggcagttaGGAGGCCGACGGGTAGtgagagggtcgacgggcagcgagtgggtcgacgggcagttaGCGGGCCGACAAGCAGtgagagggtcgacgggcagtgagagggtcgacgggcagcgagtgggtcgacgagCAGAGaaggggccgacgggcagcgagtgggttgACGAGCAGAGAAGGGGCcaacgggcagcgagtgggtcgacgggcagcgcgtgggtcgacgggcagggAGGGGGAgtcgggcagcgagtgggtcgaccggcaataacagcgggcttcttagcgggcagaagcaaaaaatgagtGGACGGACAACTAAAGCGGGGGTTTTGACGGGCCGAGACTGTGACGAAAGggtgggcaaatgcaaaaaaaaaaggtagatgtcCCCCAGCAGGCATTTTTTCGGGCACTATGTGAGTTGACGGGCACaatgtgggttgacgggcagatagggggtcgacgggcaaagagtggtttgacgggcaaagagtggcTTGACGGGCATAGAGGGAGTCGACGGGTAACTTTAGCTGGGTTCTTGGCCGGCAGAAAAGTCAGGTgatggacgggcagaaacagggagtgggtcggcgggcaagaaagggAAACTCCTAATTTGTAATAGGAATTAATAGTAGAcgggaaaaacaataaatgtggATCGATTGTCTTAAAAATAGCATTAattacgctagcgccacctataccccggccctggacgggcccaacgttactagtTTTCAAACTAATTGTTGTAGGAAAAATGGTTTCCCTACTGGTTATCATTCAGATGACTGAATATCATAGAAGTATCATTTTACGAAAAGCTGTGCATTTTATGAAAGTTGCCATTCAGCgatgacaatttttttaatgaataaaaaataagacaattagtcataaattattttcaaatgattttattttctgtatTTCGTAGCAACAGTTTCAGGTAGTTTGACTCatagaaaacaattcaaataacATCTGGATTTAAGCTTTGTACGTAGGCTATAGCAGTTTGGCCTTATGCCACTATAACGCACAACTTATTAGCTGAGTTCCCCTTTCTTTGAAAGCGTCGGCACTCTCCTTCCTAAAGGATGAATAGGAAACTTACTGCTACATTGCTATTTCAAGTTTGTTACCGTACGATAGCAGTAAAGGTTAAATTGGCAGATGAATTCGGTTGAACGtaattttaagtttttcgaGCATAAAACAAAACTGCGATGCAAAACGctattctcattttcttcactTTTATCTAAATATTCTGtaactttttttatatatttaaaaattctgtaAGATTgggtaattttgaaattttttctaaaaacaaatagcCCCAATTCCTgttatacaattttttttcatttatttttcatccatttttcatcatttatataattttttctgttttacgaCGAGAGCtaggttttttgtttcaattaccCCGCTTTTTTTATTGGCCCCACGCTCCTCTACCCTTTGTTTAATTGCAAAAATAGGGGACTATATGGCACATCTCTACTTAGATATACTGAAGATGATTTCTTCCTAACTGCAGGGACTACCACTTAAAAGAATGACGTTATCTGAATTTTATACGTTTtaaacgcgtttttttttcttataaattATTTTAGTCTTTTATTCCCTCAGCAAATGCCGTCAGGCCCCCTTATTGCTTGTTGTCTCTCGaagtgaattttttaaacttaattttgggaacttaaaaaattatttaacagtaagtttttttaatgaaatttatttaGGAAAACACAAATCTCATGTCTCatgcaaaatcaaaatcaaaccCGTTCGAATAAAATACCGAcgtttttccaaaaacaaacaacctCTGCAACACTCTTTCCAATACTAACGAGACAGGCGAGTCACCAAAATTGCGTTTTATGCAACTCGTAAAGCCTCGACATGGCCCCCATAATGGTCAAAATGTGGGTAGTAGAGAAGACGACGGCGAAAAATCCACAGACAATATCGCTTCGTCTTTTCACTCCCATACATCTTTACCGATTAAAGAGAACCATTGTTAAAGGCAGAGCATTGCTTTGGATTCCTTGCATCTTTGGGACATGGTAAATAGTCTAAACGGATTAATTTGGTTGTTTGGTTATAATTAAAGTAAAGTTGTCTTGGTATATTCTTTATGTAGTCTTTTAGTTCTTTGCAGATCAGCATTGCCACTCGTCGAACATTTCAACGTCGATTCCGTTGTCGGTTACCGTAGAAGGGTCGATTTGCATGTTTCCGTCGTTATTACATGACAGACGGCTATCAGTATTCAGTGAAGCTGACTGCTTTTCTATTTCTTGGTCATGTTTGgtgttcctcttcttcttcttctggtgATTGGACTGTTCTGATGATTAATTCCGgtttgtttcttgttgaaTGTCAATACGGGTTCCGAGTGGTTGGTAGTACAGGAAAAGCAAACAgcatcagaaaaagaaaatcaaaattctggATGAAATTTTGGTTCGCGTTTCCCAATTTTATGATCTTCCATTTCTAAAAGCTCATTCttagtgaaagaaaaacacgtaATGCTGTCCTGTTTTTCCTACCACCAAAACAATCTAATGCCGTAATTGAATTCTCAGATGTtgttcaaaatttctttttttttccagcaaaGATTGTTTTATGTCATatccaaagaaataaaaccaattcgaattcaattgtttgatgttgaaaatgacataaaacaaacaataagaTATCCAATTGGGAGACAGTATGTAACAGTTAAAGGATTGAACacgaaatcctaaaactgATAACCAAAGAAACATGTGGAAAAACCAATTACAAACCGAAACCAGCAGTTttggaataatttttttttttgaatatgcCAATGCTTTTTCAAAGCTTTTCTTCAGGTTAGAAATGGTATCTTCCAACATTTTAGCGTCTTCCTTGGTATTGAAAAGGGAAGCGCTTTTCGCGTAATTTATCATACCATATATCCGGTAGTAAGTGTCTATTGCAGGGCTGTAAGCCTCAGGCAATTTCTTTTGAACTTGCTCTTCGACGTCAGACAGACCTAATTCATCTAGAATGTAGGTCCAATCCACATCGTGCTGTTGACTGTGGCCCATTTCGTGAAAAAATTGGAACCACATCAAAAGAATTTGGCGAGCAACTGCTGCACACTTTTCCTTGCGCTGAGGgatatcttttttaaatgtcttgttcaaCAATTCCGGGATGTCCGTAGTCAGCGGAATAAGTTTATCCatttcagccattttttttactacctctcccacaaaaaataagattaaGGGAATTAACGAAAGGCTAGGTGGTAAAAGGTTACAATAATCGGCCGTGGCATCAAAGAACGCCCTTCCTCTGTCATCCAGTAAGTAGTGGTATATTAGCCTACTTGCGCCGAATGTTACAAGTTGCATTACAACGAGTAACAGGTGGATGTTGATACTACGTTTGATAAAACTGAGGATCCCAGAACACATACA is a genomic window containing:
- the LOC130694679 gene encoding zinc finger CCCH domain-containing protein 4-like isoform X2 yields the protein MRRRENANLDDADDADLEEGEIASDDDNEEIQHGDQTQEEKTGVKPTVLQGDTAKQDLKTQTGNQSEKSDSLNVRSAAVNVDKRRDKRVTSNSNNSRTRKRAGDDDLTSHRDSNRKRRRTQDGDNEDLDDMDYELNARGHSPMDRMQRYGGGESAGSDYDESNFSSLRRQRGGESRARSGRSPPRRRPASGSGRDRGGGDRRRQDRDRSDRDRRSAKNNPSPNTQSNKSKEDPICAFYMEGKCSRGNDCPYSHAALPPRKMELCKFYLMDCCAKKEKCLYLHKDFPCKFFHTGKKCRHNSDECKFSHEPLTETMRAILIKHIETAPREILGDFPRLTREETIQAIDHFSPVPNGREKRPHIPALFDQASSTSSGNATNKTEMVKDGGRHHQTQLADRNDEPARRVAFYQESSTSETDHGRVEQPEENSRSIWFGQLRQEKTNDPSHSHESVDEPPKQKVEEEHPTIRSPLVGIKEEEEGNVDYLSTLPARQRELYRRIQQQQREPASIQEGLDAGNEQNTANDKWYSSDEEETGESITNLLRTIKQKPDAHGGKDSSVPALTNLNLTSLENINVAEIAKALSTLQQSQPASGEYSCSSSGAETSRRDPRTRDPRMRNNNSSQMPSGSGGMGDVDLRLPTPSRQDVDLRLDSRKATDVDLRTGLAPHSNLDDIRSSDIDLRRLPIPFKSAPIQAPVREIEASINSRPPMEYQVWLVDPNPPDYSAIRVHANWAHLDPRQQKGSVTARDFTVTDPPAIPLGPASPDPIPVAATVRHFEPEQAVYSPLRAAPNDPRARDPRRVTGLQAQQPLLLGDKRGISGGVGLLGAAPPGMLPLLPKGNQMDLSPQDTPCVNFRPPPVNPPYIDRNVCDDSARDPHSRQMENRRDPRQRDPRQHKNSPAISDDRSYTPPPNDRVFL
- the LOC130694679 gene encoding zinc finger CCCH domain-containing protein 4-like isoform X1; this translates as MALHGVFANDLQFGKGVNSDQAQDDERENANLDDADDADLEEGEIASDDDNEEIQHGDQTQEEKTGVKPTVLQGDTAKQDLKTQTGNQSEKSDSLNVRSAAVNVDKRRDKRVTSNSNNSRTRKRAGDDDLTSHRDSNRKRRRTQDGDNEDLDDMDYELNARGHSPMDRMQRYGGGESAGSDYDESNFSSLRRQRGGESRARSGRSPPRRRPASGSGRDRGGGDRRRQDRDRSDRDRRSAKNNPSPNTQSNKSKEDPICAFYMEGKCSRGNDCPYSHAALPPRKMELCKFYLMDCCAKKEKCLYLHKDFPCKFFHTGKKCRHNSDECKFSHEPLTETMRAILIKHIETAPREILGDFPRLTREETIQAIDHFSPVPNGREKRPHIPALFDQASSTSSGNATNKTEMVKDGGRHHQTQLADRNDEPARRVAFYQESSTSETDHGRVEQPEENSRSIWFGQLRQEKTNDPSHSHESVDEPPKQKVEEEHPTIRSPLVGIKEEEEGNVDYLSTLPARQRELYRRIQQQQREPASIQEGLDAGNEQNTANDKWYSSDEEETGESITNLLRTIKQKPDAHGGKDSSVPALTNLNLTSLENINVAEIAKALSTLQQSQPASGEYSCSSSGAETSRRDPRTRDPRMRNNNSSQMPSGSGGMGDVDLRLPTPSRQDVDLRLDSRKATDVDLRTGLAPHSNLDDIRSSDIDLRRLPIPFKSAPIQAPVREIEASINSRPPMEYQVWLVDPNPPDYSAIRVHANWAHLDPRQQKGSVTARDFTVTDPPAIPLGPASPDPIPVAATVRHFEPEQAVYSPLRAAPNDPRARDPRRVTGLQAQQPLLLGDKRGISGGVGLLGAAPPGMLPLLPKGNQMDLSPQDTPCVNFRPPPVNPPYIDRNVCDDSARDPHSRQMENRRDPRQRDPRQHKNSPAISDDRSYTPPPNDRVFL